The Patescibacteria group bacterium genome segment ACGGGATATCAGAAGTAAGTAGTGCCAGTGATGCTGCATTGACAGCGAGTATGTCTGGGTCGTCTTCATCTATAGAAAGAACGGTGATGACTATCTGTATTTCTCTGCGTATATGGCTGTCAAACATCGGTCTAATAGCGCGGTCTACCACTCTACCTGAGAGAATTGCTTCTTCAGAGGGTCTACCCTCTCTTCTGACGAAGCGGCTGCCTAAAATTGCACCGGCGGCATAGAATTTTTCCTCGTAATCAACAGTCAGCGGGAAATAATTAAGTCCATCGCGTTCGTTCAAGGACATTACTGCGGTTGCAAGAACCGTCGTGTTTCCATATCGCAATAACACCGAGCCATTAGCTTGGTCAGCAAGATTGGTAAACTGGGCGGTAAGAGTTTTTCCTCCAATCTGGAGTGAATATTCTTTTTCTTCCATAAGTGGGTTGTGTGACCCTCAGATTTTAGGTTTGAAAATATATTTCAAGCCTACCTATCTAGAGGTCAACATTAACGTATAATGCCTCCAGTGTAGCAGGTTTCCACCTTCGAGCAACAAAATCCCCGCCCGGCAACTGCCGGGCGGGGGCCTTTAATTTGTTTGTAACTTTATTTGGCAGACCATATACTTTTTCGTTCCCCACGGTATCCGATGAGATACTTTTTTGGGTCTTCGCACATGTCTATAAAGTCGTCGGCAACCTCCTGAAGTCTAGATGAGGATGATTTACTAAACGAAATAATCTCAACCTGACATCCTTCTTTCATAAGGTACTCAACGAGTGGTATAAAATCACCGTCGCCGGTTGCCAAAATGATAGTATCAAGCTTAGATGCCATTTTAATAGCATCAACTGCCATACCGACATCCCAGTCTGCCTTTTTAGCCCCACCGTAGAATATTTGAAGGTCTTTGGTTTTGGTTTCTATGCCTAATTTGGTCAGGGCATCGAAAAATCCCTGTTCTTCACCTGATTCCGTGGTGACCACATAGGCCATTGCACGTATAAGAGGTCTTCCAGCAAGAGCTTCTTTTAATACTGTACCGAAGTTTACTTTTGATTTGTAAAGGTTTTTTGCGCTGTGATAGAGATTTTGTGTATCTATGAAAATTCCCACGCGCTGATTCTTGTGTTTTATAATAGCCATAATTAATGACTCGTATGAAAATACGATTGATTAAAAACTTATAAAATGATATCAAGAATACTTTATCTTTTAAGATTGAGCTTCTTGATGAGCGCATTGTAGCGCCGCTTATCCTTTTTTTCAAGGTACTTTAGGTGCGTTCTTCGGTCAGCGACCATGGAAAGAAGCCCCTTTCTCGAATGCTTGTCCTTTAGATTTTTCTTGAGATGCGTCGCAAGTTCATCTATTTTTCTACTCAAAATAGACACTTGCACCTCGGGAGAACCCGTGTCCGTTTCGTGCATTTTCGTGTCCTTTATAGCGTTTTGTTTCTTTCTCTTTGTAAGCATAGAGAACAACAGAGTACCACATTTGATAATACTTTGCAAGAGCTGTGTAAAATCTTGTGCGACGTTATATTTATTGTCTTACAATATTTTCAGATTTTCTGACACAATATGTATAGAACAATTCTTGTTGTGCGACACTTACTATTGGTATAATGAGTGTATGACATACGAGCTTAATCAGTTGAAACGGGAATTTCTTGAACATCTCGAAATTGAGAAAGGTCGTAGTTTAAAAACAATTGCAAACTACGATCAGTATCTCAGTAGATTTCTTGAATGGTCAAAACTTACCGATCCAAAGGATATTACCGATGATGTTATTCGTGAATACCGGTTGTGGCTCAACCGGCAACCTGCCTCGCCAGTAGGCAGGACATCGGGAGTGCCTCCAATCGGAGAGCAACAAACACTTAAGAGAAAAACTCAAAACTACTATCTCATAGCGCTTCGCGCATTTCTCAAATACATGAGAAAACGCACTATTGAATCTATTTCACCAGAGCGGATAGAGCTTGCAAAAGTGCCACAACGCAGTTTGGACCTCATTTCAAGTGATGAGCTCAATCGTCTCATGAACGCCCCCCAAGGGGAAGATTTAAAGTCTCTACGGGACAAAGCGATGCTTGAGCTACTGTTTTCTACAGGTCTTCGGGTTTCAGAGCTTTGTTCACTTAATAATGATTTGGATATACGCGCCGATGAATTTTCTGTGCGAGGCAAGGGAGACAAGATCCGTGTTGTATTTCTCTCGTCTGATGCAAAAGATATACTAAAAAAATATATGGAAAAACGTACTGACATGGACGATTCACTCTTCATACAACTTAGCAGAGGAGTTTCGAGCAAGGATTCACTGAGGCTCACACCACGCTCGGTTGAGAGAATAGTAAAATACTATGCAATAAAAGCTGGAATATCTAAAAAGGTTACTCCACATGTGATTCGACACAGTTTTGCAACTGATTTACTTCAAAACGGAGCTGATATTCGCTCAGTGCAAGCACTTTTAGGACACGCCAACATTTCAACGACGCAAGTTTACACTCATGTAACGGACATACATTTAAAAAATATACACAAGGAATTTCACGGCAAAAAACGCACATAACGGACATGTCTTTTATATATGCATGATGGATATGAATATAAAAAAAATACACTTGGTACAATGGAAATAATAGCCGAAAATAGCTCCGACAGTACCGTCGGAGCCGTTTGCTTTTTATATAAAGTTGATATGATATATAAATGACAAAACTACTGTCTTGGAACGTGAACGGTTTGCGCGCTGTGCACAGAAATGACTATTGGGGGAGTTTTCTCAAAGAAAAACCTGACATTTTTTGTTTGCAGGAGACCAAAGCGCATCCTGATCAGCTTCAGTCTGAAGTCAGAAATGTGAAGGGATATTTTTCATATTTCGCATCATCTGTTGTTAAAAAAGGATACAGCGGCGTGGCACTCTACACCAAAACAGAGCCAGAAAAAGTTGAATACGGCATGGGAATAAAAAAATTTGATGACGAAGGTCGGCTGATAATTTCCTACTTTTCGGACTTTATTCTGCTTAATGTTTACTTTCCCAATGGTGGACAGGGGCCGGAGCGACTTCAATATAAACTTGATTTTTATGACGCATTTCTTGATTATATAGAAAAATTAAAAAAGAAAGGCAACAAAATTATTTTCTGCGGAGATATAAACACGGCCCATGAGGAAATTGATTTAGCGCGCCCAAAAGAAAACGAGGACAATACTGGCTTTCTTCCTGAGGAAAGAGCTTGGATTGATGAGGTGATAAATCATGGATACATAGATACATTTAGACATTTCCATCCGAATAAAAAAAATGCTTATTCATATTGGGATTTAAAGACAGCGGCTCGCGATAGAAATGTTGGTTGGCGCATCGACTACTTTTTTGTCAGCTCAAATCTGCAGAATAAAATAAAAGGAGTTTCCATTCTTACCAATGTATATGGCTCTGACCATTGTCCAATTGAGCTTGAGCTCCTATAGTCTGAAGAGCCTGAAGAATTATAAAGGACATTTATCCACAGTTTTGTCCTTTACATGTCCTTTATGATTGCTACACTTGTATTAGACATTGAGTTTTTCTCAATATTTGTTCTTCACATTTCCCTCTTTCTTCCCTAGCAAACATCTTTGGATTGTGTATTGGTTGACGGTACACATATCCACACCATACAAAATTTTTGCGTAAAATGGTATGTGACACAGCCAATATGTTTGTTCTTTAGATGGGAAAAGCCGCCCTGAAAGGCCCTCTCCACAACGCCTTTCATTAAGGGCGGTTTTTTTTATTGTCCTTTATTGTACCCAGTACCTACCTCGTATCTCTTTTACTTTCTTCTCCTCTTCCGTATCTTTTTTCACCTTTCCTTTTTCTCCTAAACTTTTAAGTTCTGCCATAGGAAGCACGATTAACACTTTTCCTTGTTTTTCAAGATATTCTTTTGTGTTGAGTGTGGGGTCTTCTAGCACTTCTTCGAGTAGAGCATGGAGTGTGTATCCAATTTTTGGTCCTGACTTCTCATTAGTTATTTTCATCAGTGAGTTACCGTCTATTTTAAGCATTCCGACTGAAATTGGGTCGCGGAGAGCCTCTTCAACCATCGATTTATACTTCCTGAACCGGTATGGATTCTCCTTTGGTCGTCCGGTACCTACTCTATCGCACACCCTTAGGTCCATCAGGAACCATATACTCTCTTCTCCCACATTTCCAATGATTCTACGTACTGCGGAAAGGGTTATTTTTTCAGGGTCTGAGAAAAACATGTGCCATCTGACCAACTTTACAACAGCATCCACCGTTTTCTTTGAATATTTCAAACCGATAAGTATCTTTCTAGTGAGCCGCGCTCCCACCACGTCATGTCCGTGGAATGTCCAGTCATTTTTCTCTTCTGATCTGCGCCGTGTCTCTGGTTTTGATATATCGTGAAATAAAGCTGCCAAACGAAGATCCAGTGACCAATCTTTGTCAGCCGCATGTTGGAGTGTCCTTAGATTATGTTCGTAGACATCGTATTTATGAGCCTGATTCTGGTTTACCCCAATACCCCTCTCAAGGTCTGGTATGAAGTGTTTAAGCACACCAAGTCGTTGTGCGCTTAAAAGACCCTCCATGGGTCTTTTAGACATGAGAATGCGTGATAATTCATCTCTGATACGTTCCATGGATATTTTCTCAAGTGTGGAAGCAGTCCTTTTTATTGCCTCTTCTGTTTCCCGTTCAATTGAGAATGAAAGCTCCGCAGAAAGGCGTATCGCACGGAGAATTCGGAGCGCATCTTCTGCAAATCGTTCATCAGGCTTCCCCACCGCTCGCAATATTCTGTCCTTTATATCCTCCTGCCCTTTATAAAGGTCAACAAGATGTCCTTGAGAAACACTGTACGCCAGAGCGTTTACCGTAAAATCTCTGCGCTTAAGGTCAGCTTCAAGAGAATTTCCAAATTCAACAGAATCTGGATGACGAGCATCGGTATAGGAAGATTCAAGTCGGTACGGGGTAACTTGTATGACCTTCAGAGACTCATCCTCTACTTGCTCATTTACCACACCTACAGTTCCAAATTCATTGTTGTAGAACGTGTCATCAAAGAGCTCCACGATTTCGTCGGGCTTGGCATTTGTAGCTATATCCCAGTCTTTAGGGACTTTTTCTCGCAGGAGGTCACGGACACAGCCCCCCACCAGATAAGCCTCAAAATCAGCCTTTTCTAGCTCCTCAGTTACTCGTGAAACCTCCTTTGGAACCTTAAATTTCAGCGTATTTGACATACATTTATTGTATTATACATTTTGCTGTTTCGCTAATATAGCGTATTATAATGCTATCATTTTGCGCCCGTAGTGAAATGGATATCACGACTGGCTTCGGACCAGTTATTGTGGGTTCGAATCCTGCCGGGCGCGCCTATAGTCACAACAAGGTAGGTTTCTCCTACCTCGTTGTGCTATTAGAGGTTGCTTTGGCAGGATTCGAACGGAACCCCGCCGCCATTGGTTTAAGGCGGGGTCCGTGGCTCTGGAGGAGCACGTTTTCTATATCGCTCTGCGATTGAAAATGTGCAGAGGAAGAGGAATCCTGCCGGGCGCGCTAGCATGAAAATCACTAGTTTTTACTAGCGATTTTCGGGTTTTATAAGTACAGATTGAGCAAAGATAACAAAATATAGTATAATTACCGAATATTTTTGCGGGTACAGCTTGCCATCCTAAATTTTTGTAGAACAAAAACTTAGGAGGGTGAATGGTAGAATGTATGGAATTATGCGGGTATAGTTTAGTGGTATGACATGTCCTTGCCAAGGATAAGACGGGAGTTCGATTCTCCCTACCCGCACCAAGCGTAAAATTGCCAGATTTTTTCCTGACAATTTTATGCTTCAAGAGCGCGGGTAGAGAAAGCAAACTGCTTTGCTTTCGTGGAGAATCGAAAGCCGGAATATATCGCTTTATCGACGGTGGAGAAAAGGTGCGGCCGTACCTTTTCTCGGGTCGCGACTTCGCCGAAGGCGGAAGTTGTGACCGAGTCTCTTTCCCTGTCTCCCCCACCAAAGAGACACCGAGTATTTTGTCCTTAATTCGTGTCTTTAAAGCAAAAAATAGTGCATAAGTGTGGATAAAGCTGTGCATTGTGTTGATAAAGGACATTTCGATTTCTGTCCTTCAGGAGCACTTTTTCAAAAATATGTTGATAAATAAAGGTTTTAATGGGACATTGAGATTATAAACAAAGTGTCCCTTATCCACTATAAGTTTCACATGAAACATACAAATATAGTTTCATGTGAAATCATAATATGAAAAATATTTAGAAAAAAAACGGATAATGAGCTATATGTATATAACATAAGTTGACTTGAAATTGATTTGAGAAGAGTTTCATGAAGAACAGTAAAGAGACTGAAAAGCAAAAAATTGGGAAAATAGGAGAGGATATTGCCTGTAGGTTTCTCATGAAACGTGGATTTAAGGTAATTGAGAGGAACTATCTCAAGAAATGGGGTGAGATAGATATTATTGCTAAAAAGGACAAAATACTGCGATTTATAGAGGTAAAAACTGTTTCACGTGAAAATGTGGGTAGCATTTCACGTGAAACAGAAGGATATAGACCGGAGGAGAATGTGCACCCCAAAAAATTACAGCGAATGGCACGAGTTATCCAAACCTATTTGATTGAAAAGGGAATTGAAGATGAGAATTGGCAATTTGATGTGCTGGCAATATATCTTGATCTAAATAATAAAGAAGCTAAGTGTCGATTTACAGAAGACATAATTTTATTAGCGACATAGAACGAGCGAAACGCCAAACCGAAGGTTTGAGCATTTCCGAGTCGAGGAGCTAACATAGGTTCAATATCTCGTGCCTTTAGGTCGAGGAACCTTTATAAAGGACATCTAAAGGACATTTTAAAACGTCCTTTACAATTTGTTGAGTTTAGTGGCAGAATCAAGTAGAATTATGAGGTTGAATAAACCCTAAAATAAAATGTAGGAATACACATTTTATTCGGGCAAAACGGGGCGTAGCATAGTGGTAGTGTGCTCGGTTTGGGACCGAGTGGTCCGAGTTCGATTCTCGGCGCCCCGACACAGGATATCTCAAGAAGTCTGGCGGACTTCTGTGGAAATTTTCATAAAAAATTTGAATAGCTCGAACCCAATTCTCGATGAGAGTTTTTGCCGCTTCTTATTATATAAGTGACCTTAAAATAAGCGAAATAGCTATTAAAACAAAGATATTTCGTCTAAAGGGACAGAATAGCAATATGTTAATACAAGCTCAAAATTATTCTAATTTTCCCATTTGTTTGCTTTAGAATAGTAACAACACAGGACTTACACTGCACTATGGCATTTATTAGTTAATTTTATGTCTCTTGGAAAATATGTTTATAATAAATTAGGGGTTATTAATATAGTCTGTGACGGCATTTAGTAGACTTCAGCAGGTCATTTTAAGACATTTAACAGGTCTTATAAGACAACACAGAGGTATTTTTATATTATTTTTTTTAAGTTCATTTATCAGAAGTTCGGTGAGTTCTGGAGTTGTGGATAGATTAAATAAGTTTGATTTCACACTCAAATCGCCAAAGAGGAGAACTTCAAGACCGAATCCGTTGTTTTCTTTTAGACTCCTCTCTATATGCGATAGGGTAATAGCGCGTAAATCACGCTCCGCGGTTGTTTCTCCATCACTGCTCGTAACCACAACATCTGTTAGTTCGTTACTGCCATTTATCACTGATCCACCTGAGGAACCCTTTTGTGCAGTTATACTTCCACCAAGCGAAATGAAATCAAGGATGTTGTCTCCGAAGCGATCGGCACCCCGATTAAAAGTTAGTATATTTACTCTATAGCCCAATCATTACCTATTTCGCCGTCTGATTTTATCAAGTCGGATAATTTGCTGAACGTAAATATTTTCGGCATATTTTGTTACACAAATAACCAAAAGATAAGCGAAATAGCTATTAAAACAAAGATATTTCGTCTAAAGGGACAAAATAGTAATATACTACCAGTAGTGAAATAGTAGTGAAACCATAATTATTTCAATTGTCCTTTTTATTTGCTTATAGAGTGGTGTTAATATAAAATACACAGCACAATATGGAATTTATTATCAATCTTGACGCGTATCTTCTGGGGAATACGCTTATGAGCTACATTAAAGCGGTTATTGCCTTTGCAGTGCTTGTTGCGGTGTTTAAAAGCCTTCAGTGGGTCATTTTGAAACGTTTAGCGGGTCTTGCTGAACAGACAGAAACTGATATTGACGACACTCTCATAAAAATCTTCAAAAGTTTGCGACCGTCATTTTATTACTTCGTTGCATTCTATTTTGCTTTAAAATTTATCTCTCTCACCAGTTTTGTAAATAATTTAATAAATGGCATTCTGCTCACGTGGATTATATACCAGATTATCATAGGGGTTCAAATATTCGTTGATTATGTTATTCGCAAAAAGTTTGAAGGGGATCCGGACCCGAGCACAAAGGCAGCAGCCGGCTATCTGAGCATGCTTGCAAAAGGGGCTCTGTGGGTTATTGGAGTGCTTTTGGTGCTTTCAAACCTCGGTATCAATATAACCTCGCTCGTTGCAGGGCTTGGTATTGGCGGGGTCGCGATTGCATTTGCACTCCAGGGTATTTTGGCTGACTTATTCAGCTCATTTGCACTTTACTTTGACAAACCGTTTCAGATAGGGGACTTCATCGTTGTTGGTAAAGACTCGGGAACGGTTGAGAAAATAGGCATAAAATCAACGCGGATCCGTGCTCGTACTGGAGAAGAACTTATTATTTCAAACAAAGAGCTTACTGAAGCGAGAGTGCAGAATTTCAAACGACTCGCTGAGCGCAGATCTATATTTTCTATCGGGGTTTTATATGAAACATCACAGTCAAAACTTAAAAAAATCCCGTCAATAATTGAGAAAATCGTACAATCTGCTCAAAAGACACGGTTTGATAGGACTCACTTCAAGGGTTTTGGGGACTCGGCTTTAATGTTTGAAGTTTCATACTATGTACAATCAAACGATTATACGGAATTTATGAATATACAGCAGAAAATAAATCTTGATATTTTTGAGGCATTTGGAAAAGAGGGGATTTCTTTTGCTTATCCTACTCAAACTATTCACATAAATAAGGGATAAGCAAATTTCGAAAATCAGTGTTATTAACGAGCTATTGTTTAAGCTCATTTACTAAAAGTTCAGTGAGCGCAGGTGATGTGGAGAGATTGAATAAATTCGACTTCACTCTTAAATCGCCGAAAAGAAGAATTTCAAGCCCAAATCCATTGTTTTTTTTCAGGCTCCTCTCTATATGCGAGAGGGTAATAGCACGTAAATCACGCTCGGCGGTTGTTTCTCCATCACTGCTTGTAACCACAACACCTATCAGTTTGCTGTTGCTGTTTACGATTGCTCCGCCAGAAGAACCTTTCTGCGCGGTAATGCTGCCGCCGAGCGAAATAAGGTCAAGCATATTATCTCCGAATGTGAAAAGCTCCATTATTTCAGAAATAGTGGATACTGCGTAGAGATCTTTTTGTATTGTAATTCCACTTAGAAACCCCGCAGGATAGCCGGCGACCAGAACATTATTTCCAACTATGATCGAAGATTCTTTTACATCAGGTTGTATAAACACAAAAGTGTTTGGAAGTGCTTCACTAGAATTTATACGATTTGTTATAAATAGAAACGCATAGTCATTAACACCGGTTCCCATAGGATTTTGGTTTGTGATATTTGATGTGTTATCGGTAATCCACTCAGTTGAAATATGGAGAATTTCAGCGGTATAGAGTGGTTCTGCAGGACTTCCTCCACGTATTATGCATTCAATTGCGTCTTTATTCGGGTAGTCTCTGAGTAGAAAGTATTGTGCTATATGAGCATTGGTAAGAATGACTCCACGGCTATCTATAATAACTCCACTTCCGGTGATTGGATTGAGAAGTCCTCCAGAGGTGGTGGTGCATAAAATGTTTACAAGTGCGGCTCTGGTGATTTCATTTATACCTAAAAATGATTGTATCGGTATCAACGGGACTGGTTGAGGAATAACAGGAATGGTAGATGCGACAATTTCTTCTTGCATAACTACTATTTCCTTTTCGGGTACTATTGTTTCCTGTATTTCCTGCAGCTCTTGTATCATTGATGTCTCAGTGTTGGAGACTTCTTCAACCGACAAATCTTTTGTGGCGGGGGTTTTGTTGTATACAACCGTTTGTTTTGAAAGCGAAACAGTATAGATAACCAAAATTCCCAGAATGAGAAAAGCAATAACCAGTTTTGCAAATTCTATAAGTGGCATCGTGTTCAGTATAGCATCAAATCAGAGTGGCTCAGCAGCAAAATTTGACAGAGAATGATTTTCGTTATGTTTTATTGACAAATGTAACCATTGGTGTATGCTTTAAAAGTACTGAAACTTGGGTAGCCCCGAGTTTTTATTTATCAGGACTCTGTCTGTTTTTATGACAGGATTTTAAAAAAAGAATTCTATGGACGATACTCCAAACACAACTCCAGAAGGAGGAGAAGGAGCAGAAGAAAAGAAAGAGGAAGGAAATGAAGAGGCAGCTACGGAAGCTGAAACTTCTGAAGCAACACCTGAAGCAAAACCCGAAGCGTAAACTTAACTTCTGAAAAAAATCCCTCGCATTTGCGAGGGATTTTGCTATTTGGTACGATTAGTTTCTATGCGGGTGTAGCTTGCCCTCCTAAATTTTTGTAGAACAAAAACTTAGGAGGGTGAATGGTAGAATATCTGCCTTTGTATCTGGAATAATTAGTGCGGGATTAGTTTAGTGGTAGAACAGGAGGTTTCCAACCTTCTAGCGGGAGTTCGATTCTCCCATCCCGCACAAGAGTCAAAAAGCCCGTCACATGTGACGGGCTTTTTGAATGCAATAGGAAGTAATATTATTTTACTGCGTCTTTCAGTCCTTTCGCGGCTCTAAATTTAGGAACGCGCATAGCCTGAATTTGGATAGTTTCTCCGGTTCGTGGGTTTCTGCCTTGTCGTGCCGGACGCATCTTTGTTGAAAAGATTCCAAGTCCAGCAAGTGATACCTCATCACCGCTCTTGAGTCCTTCGACAATTGAGTCAATAACACAGTCGACAGCTCGTTCTGCGTCAGCTTTTGTTCCTCCGAGGAGACTGTTGACCTTTTCTACTATTGAAGCTTTGTTCATCGTGTTTTTACGTATTAAATACCCTGCAAAGGTGTTAAAACATCATAGCAGGATTAGTAACATCGACCGTATTATTGGTTTTGTCCGACAACACACGTATATCGTTGTATTGCGGTACTTGGGTAAGTATATAGTAAGCCGTTTTTTCTGCAATACAGGATAGATATGAGACAGAGAATAAGTAAACTATGATTATTTTATCATCTCCGTACAGTGGAGGCGTATTTTTACCGTGCAAATTCTATAGCTCGTGATTCGCGGATAACACTAATCTTGATTTCTCCGGGATACTTCACCTCGTTTTCTATCCGAAGAGCTATATCTCTAGCCATTTTTTTGGCCTCAATGTCTGAAATATCTTCAGGGGTTACAAAGACGCGCACTTCTCTTCCTGCTTGAATGGCGAAGGTCTTATTAACTCCTTCAAAAGAATTAGCAATGGCTTCAAGGTCGCTTAAACGCTTGAGATAGTTTTCCACAGTGTCCCGTCTTGCACCAGGTCTACCACCTGAAATAGCATCTGCCACCTGCACAATGATAGATTCTGGTGTTTCGTATGGGTACTCTTCATGATGGGATTGCATCGCCTGGATAATCGGCTCATTGACACCGAATTTTTGAAGTATTCTCCTGCCAATCTCTACATGGGTACCTTGCACTTCATGATCAACAGCCTTTCCAATGTCGTGGAGAAGCGCTCCGGCTTTAGCAACCGATACATCAGCCCCGAGTTCTTCTGCCAACATACCAGAGATGTGTGCCATTTCTATTGAATGCTGAAGTACGTTCTGACCATAGCTCGTTCGGAAGTGCAGTCTTCCCAAAATTGATATTACTCGTGGGTCAAGGTTGAACACTCCGCATTCATATGCTGCCTGCTCACCTTTTTCTTTTATAATTTTATTAATATCCTCTTTTGCCTTAATGACCGATTCTTCTATCTTTGCCGGCTGAATCCTTCCATCTATAATAAGATTCTCAAGCGCAACTCGCGCGACTTGTCGTCTGATCGGGTCAAATGATGAGAGGGTGATGACTCCTGGTGTGTCATCAACGATAACATCAACGCCAGTTGCGCGTTCAAATGCCTTAATATTTCTCCCTTCCTTTCCGATGATTTTTCCCTTGAGTTCATCAGAGGGGAGTGAGAGTGATATTGCCATAACATCTGATGCGACAGAGTTGCCGAGTCGGTGAATTGATGCCACCAGTATCTCTTTTGCTTTCCGATCAAGTTTCTCATACCCTTCCGTTTCAAGTTTTTGCATACGCACCAAAATGTCTTCCTCATGCTCTTTTTCAATAGTCTTTAGGATCTCCACTTTTGCGTCTTGTTTTGAGAGTCCCGATATCTTTTCAAGTTCTTCCTGTCTTTTTTCATTGAGTTCTTCGGTTTTCTCCCGTATTTCTTTTACCTCTTCAATTTTTTTCTTTATGGTTTCAACTTCTTGATCAATATCAAGTTGTCGTTTATCCAAAAACTCCTCTTTTTTAATAAGACGGTCTTCATTTTTCTTTACTTGCTCCTCTTTTTCTTTGAGTTCTCCCCTAAGTTCCTCTACAGTTTCTCTTGCTTTATTCTCAGCTCCTCCAGTGATGCGCTTAGCTTCTTCCTTTGCATCAAGCATCATTTGCTTGATTTCAAGCTCCATTGACCCTCGTTTTCCGAGTGACACAATCCAGCGGAGAAAGTACCCAAAAGAAATCCCCACAAGACCGGAGAGTCCTATTAATACAATTACAACTTTTAATGACATACGCGGTGTTACCCGCTCCTACCTTACTGATTTACTGAAGCACAACATAACACTCTGCAGATGCAGGTGTGAATTGTGTATGAGTAGAGAAAAAATTAAATTTCATGGTGTGCTGAATAGATACGGTTTGAGTTTCAGTGATTTCTATCGGTAAAGCAAAAGCGACTTTTCAGTTAATTAACAAATATACAATAGTATATCTGCATGCTAGCAGATATGGTTGCGGTTGTCTAGAAAACATGTCGCACAGAATAGTGTGGCATGCATATTATGGTAGGCGGTTGCTCCGTATCTGTTATTTACCCTTTTTGTCCCCATTGGACTTTAGGATTTGGTCAACAATACCGTACTTTTTGGCTTCTTCGGTGTTCATGAAAAAGTCTCTATCCACATCTTTTTCAACTTGCGCGAGTGTCTGATTTGTATTTTTCGCCAGAATTTTATTGAGCTTGTCTTTGACACTTAAAATATGCTTGGCAGTAATTTCAATGTCGGTTGCT includes the following:
- a CDS encoding NYN domain-containing protein produces the protein MAIIKHKNQRVGIFIDTQNLYHSAKNLYKSKVNFGTVLKEALAGRPLIRAMAYVVTTESGEEQGFFDALTKLGIETKTKDLQIFYGGAKKADWDVGMAVDAIKMASKLDTIILATGDGDFIPLVEYLMKEGCQVEIISFSKSSSSRLQEVADDFIDMCEDPKKYLIGYRGERKSIWSAK
- the rpsO gene encoding 30S ribosomal protein S15, whose amino-acid sequence is MLTKRKKQNAIKDTKMHETDTGSPEVQVSILSRKIDELATHLKKNLKDKHSRKGLLSMVADRRTHLKYLEKKDKRRYNALIKKLNLKR
- a CDS encoding tyrosine-type recombinase/integrase encodes the protein MTYELNQLKREFLEHLEIEKGRSLKTIANYDQYLSRFLEWSKLTDPKDITDDVIREYRLWLNRQPASPVGRTSGVPPIGEQQTLKRKTQNYYLIALRAFLKYMRKRTIESISPERIELAKVPQRSLDLISSDELNRLMNAPQGEDLKSLRDKAMLELLFSTGLRVSELCSLNNDLDIRADEFSVRGKGDKIRVVFLSSDAKDILKKYMEKRTDMDDSLFIQLSRGVSSKDSLRLTPRSVERIVKYYAIKAGISKKVTPHVIRHSFATDLLQNGADIRSVQALLGHANISTTQVYTHVTDIHLKNIHKEFHGKKRT
- the xth gene encoding exodeoxyribonuclease III — encoded protein: MTKLLSWNVNGLRAVHRNDYWGSFLKEKPDIFCLQETKAHPDQLQSEVRNVKGYFSYFASSVVKKGYSGVALYTKTEPEKVEYGMGIKKFDDEGRLIISYFSDFILLNVYFPNGGQGPERLQYKLDFYDAFLDYIEKLKKKGNKIIFCGDINTAHEEIDLARPKENEDNTGFLPEERAWIDEVINHGYIDTFRHFHPNKKNAYSYWDLKTAARDRNVGWRIDYFFVSSNLQNKIKGVSILTNVYGSDHCPIELELL
- a CDS encoding HD domain-containing protein, which produces MSNTLKFKVPKEVSRVTEELEKADFEAYLVGGCVRDLLREKVPKDWDIATNAKPDEIVELFDDTFYNNEFGTVGVVNEQVEDESLKVIQVTPYRLESSYTDARHPDSVEFGNSLEADLKRRDFTVNALAYSVSQGHLVDLYKGQEDIKDRILRAVGKPDERFAEDALRILRAIRLSAELSFSIERETEEAIKRTASTLEKISMERIRDELSRILMSKRPMEGLLSAQRLGVLKHFIPDLERGIGVNQNQAHKYDVYEHNLRTLQHAADKDWSLDLRLAALFHDISKPETRRRSEEKNDWTFHGHDVVGARLTRKILIGLKYSKKTVDAVVKLVRWHMFFSDPEKITLSAVRRIIGNVGEESIWFLMDLRVCDRVGTGRPKENPYRFRKYKSMVEEALRDPISVGMLKIDGNSLMKITNEKSGPKIGYTLHALLEEVLEDPTLNTKEYLEKQGKVLIVLPMAELKSLGEKGKVKKDTEEEKKVKEIRGRYWVQ
- a CDS encoding YraN family protein — its product is MKNSKETEKQKIGKIGEDIACRFLMKRGFKVIERNYLKKWGEIDIIAKKDKILRFIEVKTVSRENVGSISRETEGYRPEENVHPKKLQRMARVIQTYLIEKGIEDENWQFDVLAIYLDLNNKEAKCRFTEDIILLAT
- a CDS encoding mechanosensitive ion channel family protein; protein product: MEFIINLDAYLLGNTLMSYIKAVIAFAVLVAVFKSLQWVILKRLAGLAEQTETDIDDTLIKIFKSLRPSFYYFVAFYFALKFISLTSFVNNLINGILLTWIIYQIIIGVQIFVDYVIRKKFEGDPDPSTKAAAGYLSMLAKGALWVIGVLLVLSNLGINITSLVAGLGIGGVAIAFALQGILADLFSSFALYFDKPFQIGDFIVVGKDSGTVEKIGIKSTRIRARTGEELIISNKELTEARVQNFKRLAERRSIFSIGVLYETSQSKLKKIPSIIEKIVQSAQKTRFDRTHFKGFGDSALMFEVSYYVQSNDYTEFMNIQQKINLDIFEAFGKEGISFAYPTQTIHINKG